The sequence below is a genomic window from Vespula pensylvanica isolate Volc-1 chromosome 1, ASM1446617v1, whole genome shotgun sequence.
CGCGAGAAAGACCGACTAGCTAAGATCTTCTCATTGGTTAGAAGGAAGGAATTGGAATAGCAATTAGGTAGGTGGAATGACAagaagtatatgtatgtaggtacatagagagagagaatagaaaaaaaccgCAGTCTGTAGATGGTATGCGAAAGAAAGGTCAATTTCGCGTATCATATTTGAGGATAAAATTGTGCGGTATAGGGCAAGGCAGGAGCAGCAGTAGGCGCATGGGCGTGAAAAGCTGCCGTTGGTGGGTGCCACGCGGCACGCTTGGCTACCGTACCGGGTGTTTCGGTAGGAAAGGCGCTTTCCCAGGTTCTTTTCAGGCCCATCAATGCAGCCGGATTAATAGGAGCGGTTTGCGCAACGATGGGTGTCAAGATGCCATGAGAGGTCGGTGCCCTTAATATGGGGATACGAGAGGGAACATTGAAGAGTAAGAACGGTGCGTGAGTAGGTTGTTGAGCATGAAGCGCAGCCGCAGCGGCGGCTGCTGCGGCGGCCGCCGGAGGTGTCATCGCGTACGCAGGGATTTGATGAGGTGGATTGGGCGCGGTAAGGGCCAAGGTCTTACTCGTCGCCGAGGAGGTAGGCGAGGCTGGAGTCGTCGAGGTTGGGGACGCGTTAGAGGCCAAGGCCATCAGCCAAAAGTCCTGATTCCTGATGGCCTGCACCTGCGCCTGCGCCTGAGCTTGAGCTTGAACCTGCGCTGCCTGTGCTTGCGCCTGTGCCTGTACGAGCGCCTGTATGTCCCAGAGGGGAGGCTGCGCCGTCGGTACCGGCATCGGTACCGGCGTCGCCGGACCCGAATGTGTCAGAGATGCGGGTGATTGAGTGCTCAACGTACCGGGTGATAGTAGAGCCTTCGTTGATGGCGGAGCTACTGCACCTGTCAATACCAGATTCATATCTTCGCCGCTACATTGGAAGACTTCTATGTAACGTTGTTTCTTTCCGAAGATCATATACCGATGATGTCGTTGAGTCGCGCAGGCATGCGCCGAACTTTCGCTGTCCATTTGTATGAATGCTTCTCCGGATGGTTGACCCTGAAAGAAccaacgatttttcttttttatttatcgccTCGATTATTCCCCTATTCcctatgatttttttcttacctgtGCATTGTATACCATGTGGACGCCCTGGTAGACAATGTTTTTCGAGTGCTCTCCCATGAATTCAAGTATGTGTTCGACAAGTGCCTCGTAGGGGAGCCCACGTAGCCTCACACAGTCCTTACGCGTACCCGATGTGATTATGTGTTGAGGAAGTAATTGAGAAAATTGCAATGGTGGAATAGGTGGTACTGGGAGAACGAACGGCTTTGGATCGATCGCCCTGTTCAGAACCTATCGGATCACAATTTAGacattgaagaaaaatagatttcaTTCGGtgctttatttaattaacttcGCATTTACTAACCTGTTGTACTTCCGCTGTTGTACTCCTAAATAGTTCAATGTACCGACTGCCAATGCAATCTCTGTGTTTACTTAATGCTTTCACAGCATCTTCCTCCTGTGCGAAAAGGACAAACGCGTCTCCGGTCGCTCTACCATCTGGCTTTTTTACAAATAGTACACCATCTTCTCCATCCAACACATGACAAGGTTTTTGTCCAGATAAGAAGAAGTCGatctttggaa
It includes:
- the LOC122635761 gene encoding RNA-binding protein fusilli isoform X2 gives rise to the protein MGARRCREEDTMQSVATRGPTHLVALYVATAGLQNNSLGSDEEEITLLVYVLLDVLQNKVLGRQQYIVRPMVMDDGCTPGSGSDNPAVAGSSGIISEAALAHAPALTERTLRELGIPLEQAIEQFEGWWSSMSCVTGGGDPRFVVDGQSPMRQCLHPEACNKDIELPTHYNIFHDLRKEFVGCYSSHGELATLGIQEMLQYFGLPPDTDNDFHVKEIQDMISVIQRMIKDGHVFQAPEIVNIVLEPGICSKDEEVDNDCVVRARGLPWQSSDQDIAKFFRGLNVAKGGVALCLSPMGRRNGEALVRFVNKEHRDMALKRHKHHMGPRYIEVYKASGEDFVGVAGGTTSEAHAFLSRGAQVIVRMRGLPYDCVAKQVIDFFLSGQKPCHVLDGEDGVLFVKKPDGRATGDAFVLFAQEEDAVKALSKHRDCIGSRYIELFRSTTAEVQQVLNRAIDPKPFVLPVPPIPPLQFSQLLPQHIITSGTRKDCVRLRGLPYEALVEHILEFMGEHSKNIVYQGVHMVYNAQGQPSGEAFIQMDSESSAHACATQRHHRYMIFGKKQRYIEVFQCSGEDMNLVLTGAVAPPSTKALLSPGTLSTQSPASLTHSGPATPVPMPVPTAQPPLWDIQALVQAQAQAQAAQVQAQAQAQAQVQAIRNQDFWLMALASNASPTSTTPASPTSSATSKTLALTAPNPPHQIPAYAMTPPAAAAAAAAAAALHAQQPTHAPFLLFNVPSRIPILRAPTSHGILTPIVAQTAPINPAALMGLKRTWESAFPTETPGTVAKRAAWHPPTAAFHAHAPTAAPALPYTAQFYPQI